In Phycisphaerae bacterium RAS2, the DNA window CCCGAGCCGTTTCCGGCGTCGTGCTCCACCAGCACGGTATGTCCCGCGCGAACCAATTCCCCCGCCCCGGCCGGAATGATTCCCACGCGATATTCGTCCGGCTTAATCTCCTTCACCGTTCCGACAATCATTTGTGAAAGCTCCATCAGAGACAGACGCTGCCCCAGCCGGACACCTTGCCCGGTCCGGGTGCTCCCAGCCCGTCTGACGCCGTTTTTGGGCGTTTTCCGAATGCCATGCTAGGGCCGGCACGCCTGCCCCGCAACGCGAGCAGATGCACGGGATCATACCACAACGTCCGATATCTGCGCCACCAACTGCTAACGTTGCCAAAACTCAACGCGTCTCCTGAAGCCAACTCACACCATGCCGATACTCAAATGGCCGCTGATGCGCATCCCGCGAGGGCTTTCCGAATCGCGGTTCTGTTGCATGCAAGCAACATCCAGCATGGCCGCAAGCCGGGGACAGGCGGAACCGATGCCGCGAACGCCAACCAACACGATCGCCAGCCCGTCGATGACCGATCAGACGGCACTGCTCGCCATGGATGCCCTTTCGGCCGGCGTGATCGTCTTTGACCGATCGCTGCAAGTCGTGCATCGAAACGACACGGCGCGCCGGCTTCTGCCCGACCTGCCCGATGTTCCCGATCTGCTCGCACGTCTTGCGAGTCAGAGCAACTACGAAGAATGGCGGACCGAACTGCGCCGCGTCGTCGATCAACGACGGCCCCGGCGGCTGGACATCTCAGTCGCCCGCGAAGACGGCTCTCAATCCGTCTATCAAATTGACTTGCTGGCGCTTCGGCCGCTCGACCGTGCCGGGGTGGGAGCGGGCGGCGTGTTGTGTGTGGAGGATGTCACCTCGCGCGCGACGCTGGAGCGGCGGCTCGCGGTGTCGGAGCGCCTCGCCGCGGTCGGCAAACTGGCGGCACGGGTCGCGCACGAACTGAACAATCCGCTCGATGGCGTGATGCGCTACATCAATCTGGCGATTCGCCGATTGGAGCAAATGGCGCCGGCGCGCGGACAGCCGCTGGATGCTTCGCTCCTGCGCTACCTGGAGAACGCGAAGACAGGCGCAACGCGCATGAGCGAGATCATCGTCGGCCTACTGGAGTTCTACCGCAGCGCCCCGCCCGCCTTTGAGCAGGCAACCGTCAACAAGATCGTCGAGGACGCTGTCACCGCCATGGAGGCGCGGGCCCACGACTGCAAAGTGACCGTCGTCTGTCACTTCCACCAGACTGATACGCCCGTCGTCCGCGGCAGCAGCATCTTTCAGGTGTTCTGCAATCTCATCAAGAACGCCATCGACGCCATGCCGGACGGCGGTACGCTCTCCATCACGACGCGCCTCGACGGCCGGGAGGATTCCGCCCGATGCATCGTCACGTTCTGCGATACCGGTTCGGGACTGCCTGACGACGTGCAAAAGATTTTCGAGCCGTTCTTCACCACGAAAGCACCGGGCAAGGGCACAGGGCTGGGGCTAGCCGTCTGCCGCGAATTGATCGAAAAATGCGGTGGGTCGATCGAAGCGCGGCGCGGCAATCCACGCGGCGCGGAGATGGTTGTATCAATCCCGGTTCACGATCCACGACTGCCTAACCGAGGCCCGCTGCCCCGGTCGACTTAGTTTTTTTCCCGGCTGCTCGCGCGGTCGGTTGACGAGACACGGCTTCGATTGCCTGTGCAATCGGCGCAAGGATAAATGCACTCGATTGCTCGCGCAATCGGCTCTTTGAGGCACGGAGAACCACGCCATGACCAAGGCACCGGCAACCACGAAGCCCCGGACGAACGCCACGTCGGACCCGCAATCGGCTGCGCCAAACACGGGGGACCGCGTGCTCATCGTCGATGACGACCGGCTGATCGGCGAGTCGTTGAGCGATTTTCTCCAGCTTGAGTCCTACAAGGTGGACGCGGTCGAGTCGGTGGATGCCGCCGTGCTCAAGCTTGCCGCGCAACCCTACAGCGTCGTCATCACCGATGTGAACATGCCCAAGGCCGACGGTTTCGAGTTACTGCGCATCATTCGTGACCGGCATCCCGACATCGTGACGATCGTCATCACGGGCTACGGCACGATCGAATCGGCCGTCGAGGCGATCAAGATGGGCGCGTACGACTATCTCACCAAGCCGCTCTCCGATGACGAGATTCGCCTCGTTGTGCAACGAGCCGTGCGGCAGCAGTCGCTTCTGCGCGAGAATCGCACGCTGAAGCAGCAACTCGAACTGCGTTACGGTTTGGAAAACGTCGTCGGCCACGACTACAAAATGCTCAAGCTGTTCGACCTCATCGAGAGCGTCGCCGAGAGCCGCACAACCGTTCTCATCTCCGGCGAATCGGGCACGGGCAAGAGCCTGATCGCGCGAGCGGTTCATCACCGATCCGATCGGCGCGACAAGCCGTTCATCGAGGTTTCGTGCGGCGCGATCCCCGAAGGCCTCCTTGAATCAGAGCTGTTTGGCCATGCCAAGGGCGCGTTCACCGGTGCGGTGGCGGATAAAGAGGGCAAGTTCAAGGCGGCTGAAGGCGGAACGATTTTTCTAGATGAAATCAATTCGGCGTCGCCGGCGCTTCAGGTGAAACTGCTTCGCGTCCTGCAGGAGCGGCGCTACGAGCCGGTCGGGTCGAACAAAACGATCAACGCCGACGTGCGCGTCATCCTGGCGTCCAACGTCGATCTCAAGCGCGAAGTCGAAGCCGGGCGGTTCCGCCAGGATCTGTACTATCGCGTTAACGTTCTGTCACTGCACGTCCCGCCGCTCGTGGAGCGGCTGGGCGACATCGAACTGCTCGCGCAGCACTTTCTCGCCAAGCATCGCGCAGAATTGAAAAAAGAGATCGTCGGCCTGTCGCCCGAAACGCTCACGACGCTTCAGCGCTACCACTGGCCCGGCAACGTACGCGAGCTGGAAAACGCCCTGGAGCGGGCCGTCGTCCTCTGCCGCGGCAAATTCATCCAGCCCGAGGACTTGCCGCCGGCGATCGTCGAAGAGGCCTCACTGAAGGCATCGGCCGCCGCGGAGGGAAGCCCCGTCGGCACGACGGCGCCGGCCGCGCCATCCGGCAAGTGGTTCACGATCCACCAGTTCGCGGCGATGTCGCTCAAGGACGCGATGGAAGAGCCGGAGCGGCAGATTCTTGAAGCCGCGCTCAAGCTCAACCGCTGGAACCGGCAGACGACCGCCGAGATGCTCCAGATCAATCGCACGACGCTGTACAAGAAAATGAAGCACTACGGCCTGGAGTACGACCCGGATCAGCACAGCTAGTGAGCCTTGTCGCGCAATTCCCGCATGGAGTGGTCGCGGGCAGGCGATCAGGCCGCGCGTACCGTCAAGTCGGCGCAATGCGGGGTCGATAATTCCTGATGCCGCGCGTGGGCGGGGCGTCAGGACAAGTCGGCGAAAACTGCGCTCGCGCGTCCCGAAAGCGATTACCCGGGCCGTTACAGGATTCATGCTGAGTCAAACCGAACTGGATACGGCCTTGAACGACGCACAGGCGGCGGTGGAAACCCTCGCCAACGATGTGTCGTCGACGCTTGAGCCGGCGCTGAAGGAACAATCCGCCGCGCTAGGTGAAGCGGAGCCTTCCGCGTCGGCACCGACATCCGCGCCGCATTCAGCCGTTCGGGAGGACGCCGCAAGGGACAAGACTCCGGCAGTTCGTCCCGCCGGCGAGGCTGTGTCCAACCATTCGTCTTCTGCGAATGCCGCGGCACCGCCGCCATCCACACCTCCCGCCGTCGTTCTTTCACCCAAGCTCAAGCGTGTCTTGAAGCTCCGCGTCCCGGTCGTTGTCCGGCTGGCCCAGCGGCCGATACGCATGGTCGAGATTCTGAAACTGACGCCGGGCAATATCCTGGAATTCGAACGGACGGTTGACAGCGACCTGGACCTGATGGTGAACAATCAGGCGATCGGCTCAGGGAAGGCCGTGAAGGTCAACGAGCGATTCGGTCTGCGCATCGAGTCAATTGGAGACGCGCGGCAGCGGTTGCAGCAGATGACCGGCGGTTAGAATCGCGCGAATCGCATCCCAAGGCACACGGCGGCAAACTCCGCTGAAACGTGAGCTCAAATCATGAACATCCTGGTCACCGGTGCAGCCGGATTCATTGGCTATCACCTGTCGCGGCGCTTCGCGCTAGCGGGCCATCGCGTCATCGGAATGGACAACATGGTGACCGGAAGCGACGCAAACGTGCGAGCGCTCCAGGCCCTGCCCGGGTTTGAGTTCATTCGGCACGACATTGAACAACCGTTGGCGCTGCCCGGCCCCATCGATCGCATTTTCAACTTCGCCTGCCCAGCCAGTCCAGCGGATTTCGACACCAAGGCCGTTGAGATCATGCTCACCTGCAGCATCGGCGTGAAGAATCTCCTCGATCTCGCCCGCGCCAAGAACGCGCTCTTTCTCCAGGCATCGACCAGCGAGTGCTACGGCGACCCGCCCCCGGAGCACCATCCACAAAAGGAAACCTATCGCGGCAACGTCAACACGCTCGGGCCGCGCGCGCCCTACGACGAAGGCAAGCGCTTCGCCGAAGCCATGACCATGACGTATCACCGGATGCACGGTCTTCACACGCGGATCGTGCGAATCTTCAATACCTACGGGCCGCACATGCGCGCTGACGACGGCCGCGCCCTGCCGAACTTCATTTCGCAGGCTCTATCCGGCAAACCACTGACGATCCACGGCGACGGCTCGCAGACGCGTTCTTTCTGTTACGTCGATGACCTCGTGGAAGCGATCTGCCGCACGGCGGACAGTGATGTAGTCGATCCGATCAACATCGGGAACGATTCAGAGATCACCATCAAAGAGGTGGCGCAGGCCGTGATCGAGTCTTGCGGCAGCAAAAGCCCGCTGATCTTCACAGATCGGCCCATGAACGATCCCGAACGACGCCGGCCCGACTTGAGCCGAGCCAGGGAGGCGCTGGGCTGGCAGCCCTCAATGCCATGGCGCGAGGGTTTCAAACGGACGATTGCCTATTTTCGCGCGAACCTCGCAGGCATGCGGCCATAAGGCAAATCCAAAGCGCATCACCGGCAACCTTGCCCCATCGACACCAGCACAAGCTTGGACGCATCGGGTGCTCGCTCGTCGGCGCTCGCGCCTGGGATAGACGGCTGACGCGACGCGAGAAGCTCAAGAAACAACATTTCCGGCACGAAGAACCTCCGCGACCACTTCGATGAGGTGCGCCGGTCGCTCCGCTGTGTGGTGCGCAATTTGTTCACGACAAGAGAAGCCCGAGACCGCGACCCGCGCTCCATCGCGCGCCCGCACAGCGGGAAACAATCGCTGCTCGCCGATCGCGCGAGCCACGTCGTAGTGCTCAACCTCGTGGCCGAACGAGCCGGCCATGCCGCAGCAGCCGCTGGGAATCTCCGTTGCATCGCAGACCGCGCCGAGCGCCGCCATCGCATCGGCCGAGCCGGGCATCGCCTTCTGGTGGCAGTGCGCGTGATACACCACGCGCGAGCGCCCGGGCAGCGCGAGCCGGCGCAAAGCGTCCGTGTGCGCTGCCAGTAACGACTCGATCATCATGGCCTGCCGCGCAACCTGCCGCGCTTCGTTCGAGCGCACGAACTGCGGCACTTCGTCACTGAAAGTGAGAATGCAACTCGGCTCCGTGCCGACGATCGGCACGCCCGCTTCGGCAAATGGCGCGAGCAGAGCGATGTTGCGCTCGGCCAGCCGCGCCGAATCGTGCAAAAGTCCCTTGCTGATCGCCGGTCGCCCGCAGCAGACGTTGTCAACGATCCGGACGCGAAAATCGAGCGATTCCAGCACGCGCACCGCTGCGATGCCGACCTGCGGCGCATAGTAGTTCGTCCATGTATCGACGAAATAGACAACTTCGCCGCTTGCTGCCGCCTTGCCCCGGCGCGAGATGTTTCGTGACGCCCGGCGCCACCACCCGCGAAACGTCTGGTTCGCCAGCCTCGGCGGCGCGATGCGACGGTCCAGCCCGATCAATCGCTCCATTGCCGCACGCGTCCATCGCGACTGCATCACGGCGTTGGCAACACCCGGCGCGAGGCTCACCCACTTCGCAAGCCCCGGCATCGCCGCCACGGCCCGGCTGCGCCACGGCACGCCGGCATGCTCATTTCGCCGGCACAGCCACTCCGCCTTCAGCTTCGCCATGTCGACGCCCGTCGGACACTCGGTCTTGCACGCCTTGCACGAAAGGCACAGGTCCATCACCTCGTCCAGCGCGGGATCGTCCAGCCCGTGCAGCAATCCATGATCGCCCAGCGCCAGCCGCAGCGCATTGGCCCGGCCTCGCGTCGTGTCGCGTTCGTCGCCGGTCGCCATGTAGGACGGGCACATGGTTCCAACGAGGCGCGAGCGGCACTGACCGACACCGCTGCACATTTCGGCAAGGCCCGCCATGCCACCTTGCGCCGAAAAGTCCAGCACCGTCAATTCAACCGGCGAGTGCGCAGCGGACTCGCGCCCGGGTTGACCCGCGCTGCATCGGGGAAGCTCGTCCTCAACCGGCCGCCAGCGAAGGTTGTCAGCCATTCCCCGCGGCGAGACAATCTTCCCGGGATTGAGAATGTTGCCGGGATCGAACGCCGCCTTCACCCGTGCGAACGCGCCCACCAGTGCCGGCCCGAACATCCGCTCCAGCCAGCAACTTCGCACCAGCCCGTCGCCGTGCTCCCCCGTTAGAGCGCCGCCGAACTCCAGCGTCAGCGCGCTGATCCGATCAGCCACGCGAAGCATGCGACGCACGTCGGACAATCGCCGCAGGTTGAGCACAGGTTTGACGTGCAGACAGCCGACGCTTGCATGAGCGTAGTAGCTGCATTCCTCGACGCCCTCTTCTCGCAACACGGCCATGAATCGCGCGATGAAGTCCCGCAGCCGTGCCGGATCCACGGCACAGTCGTCCACAAAGTCGTATGGTTGCCGCTCGCCGGGGCGGGACATCAACAGACCCAGACCGGCCTTGCGCAGGTTCCACACGCCCGCCTGCTCCGCCGCGTCCGTCACCACGGGCCACGCATAGCCCATGCCGCGCTGACGAAGATCGGCCGCGACGGCATGAAGCCGCTCGCTCAACTGCGACGGCGAGTCGTCATAAAGTTCTACCACGAGGATCCCGCGCGGATCGCCCTCAATCAGCCGATCGCGCGCCGCGCCGTGCTTGCTTTCTCTCGCGGCGTCGAGGATCAGCTTGTCGATCAACTCGACCGCTGCGGGGCCGTGTTCAAGGCAGACCGGCGTTGCCGCGAGCGCATCCAGCAACTCCGTGAAATGCGCGACGACCAACCCCCGGCACGTGGGCAGCGGCATCAGCTTCACCACCGCGGCCGTCACAATCGCCAGCGTCCCCTCGCTGCCGCAGAGGACCGTCTCGACGTTGATGCGCCCGCCTTCGCTTCGCAGCCGGTCCAGCGCGTAGCCGCCGTTGCGACGCATCACTTTCGGGTAGCGCGCGGCGATCTCCGATGTGAACTCGGTTGCAATTCCTGCCAGCGTCCGCTCCGCATCGACCGCCAGCCGGGACGGCCGAATCGGCCCGCGCGTTCGCTCCAGCTCCGCCAGCGCCGCGCCTTCGCCCCACCGCGCCACCGATCCATCCGACAGGACAGCTTCCAGCGCGAGCACATGATCCACCGTGCGGCCGACCAGTACCGAGTGCGCCCCGCAGGAATTGTTCGCGATCATGCCCCCGAGCGTCGCCCTGCTGCTCGTCGCCACGTCCGGCGCGAAGTGCAGCCCCATCGGCGCCAGCGACGCATTCAGCTCATCGAGCACCACGCCCGGTTCGACGACGGCCATCCGTCGCGCAGCGTCCACCGCGATGATCCGATTCAAGTACCGCGAGCAATCAAGTTGGACGCCAATGTTCACCGCCCCGCCGGCAAGACCCGTCCCCGCGCCGCGCGCGGTGATCGGCGCGCCGTGCCGCGCGCAGGCTCGAACGGTCTCGCAGACATCTTCGACGGTTCGGGGCAGTACGACGCCGGATGGCGTCATCTGATAGATGCTGGCATCGGTTGAGTACAACGCCCGCGAGAGCCGATCGGCCCGCACCTCGCCCCGAATGCGCCCGCGCAACTCATCCAACGCGCCGAGCGATCGTTGAAGCACGTCGTCGACCGCGTCGCTCATCGGACGGCCTCGGCAATGATCTCATCCGAGCGCGACCCTCGACCATGAACCGCCGACATCCAACTCGCCACAAGGCGCGAGCGAGCCGTCCATTCCATCAGCCGGCTTCCCCGTTGCTCGCGAAGCAGGGCGCGCGCCGAATGCCGCCAGCGCGACGAACGCCGCCGCCACGAGAGCCGGATGCGCTCAAACCCGGCGCGCTCCAGCATCATTCGCATCGTGACCGGCGTAAAATGCGAGTAGTGACGAGGCATGTCCCACCCCTGCCAGTACGGACCGAATCGCTCCGCCGCTGCCGACGCCGCATTGTGTACTGACACGATGAACTGCCCCCCGGGCACGAGCAATTCTCGAATGGCGCGAAGCGTCGCAAGTGGATCGGGTACACAACCCACGACGCCGAGCATCACGGCGACTTCAAACGGACCAGTGACCTGCCCCCCCGGCAGCACTCCCTGCACGACATCCAATCCGGCCGCCCGCGCCGCCGCCACCGCCGCTGCGGACGGTTCGATGCCGACGCATCGCCAGCCGCGATCGCGCATCCGCGCCAGATAACCACCGCTACCGCACCCGACGTCGAGCAGTCGGGCCTCGCCCCAGGAAACCAACCGGTCCCACGGATCACGCCGCCTTCGCCTGCCGTCCGCGCCGGCTGCCGCATGCGCCGCATAGGAACTGGGGTAGTACCGCCCCATCTCGTCCGCAGGCACGGCCGGATCAACGAACATCATTCCGCACGCCGTGCAGCGGACCACGCTCCACCGGCCCCCGGTTTGGTAGACCGTATCCCCCCCTGCAAACAGCTGCGCCGCCCCTTCGGCACCGCAAAGCGGACACGGGCGCACTGCGTCGGCCGAATTAACTTCCGTTGTCATGGATTCGCCGTCTGTCGATCCGGGCGCGCTTTTCAACATAACTCTCTATTGTGTCGCCCGCGGTCGACGCGGTCTACAATTCCAACGCGGAGCTACTTCGCGCGATGCCGCGACTGCCGCGCCACGCGCCTTTGGAGCCTCTCTTGGGTGCCCTGTCTCGCTGGATTGAGAAACGC includes these proteins:
- the kinE gene encoding Sporulation kinase E; this encodes MPRTPTNTIASPSMTDQTALLAMDALSAGVIVFDRSLQVVHRNDTARRLLPDLPDVPDLLARLASQSNYEEWRTELRRVVDQRRPRRLDISVAREDGSQSVYQIDLLALRPLDRAGVGAGGVLCVEDVTSRATLERRLAVSERLAAVGKLAARVAHELNNPLDGVMRYINLAIRRLEQMAPARGQPLDASLLRYLENAKTGATRMSEIIVGLLEFYRSAPPAFEQATVNKIVEDAVTAMEARAHDCKVTVVCHFHQTDTPVVRGSSIFQVFCNLIKNAIDAMPDGGTLSITTRLDGREDSARCIVTFCDTGSGLPDDVQKIFEPFFTTKAPGKGTGLGLAVCRELIEKCGGSIEARRGNPRGAEMVVSIPVHDPRLPNRGPLPRST
- a CDS encoding flagellar motor switch protein, coding for MLSQTELDTALNDAQAAVETLANDVSSTLEPALKEQSAALGEAEPSASAPTSAPHSAVREDAARDKTPAVRPAGEAVSNHSSSANAAAPPPSTPPAVVLSPKLKRVLKLRVPVVVRLAQRPIRMVEILKLTPGNILEFERTVDSDLDLMVNNQAIGSGKAVKVNERFGLRIESIGDARQRLQQMTGG
- a CDS encoding putative FAD-linked oxidoreductase — translated: MSDAVDDVLQRSLGALDELRGRIRGEVRADRLSRALYSTDASIYQMTPSGVVLPRTVEDVCETVRACARHGAPITARGAGTGLAGGAVNIGVQLDCSRYLNRIIAVDAARRMAVVEPGVVLDELNASLAPMGLHFAPDVATSSRATLGGMIANNSCGAHSVLVGRTVDHVLALEAVLSDGSVARWGEGAALAELERTRGPIRPSRLAVDAERTLAGIATEFTSEIAARYPKVMRRNGGYALDRLRSEGGRINVETVLCGSEGTLAIVTAAVVKLMPLPTCRGLVVAHFTELLDALAATPVCLEHGPAAVELIDKLILDAARESKHGAARDRLIEGDPRGILVVELYDDSPSQLSERLHAVAADLRQRGMGYAWPVVTDAAEQAGVWNLRKAGLGLLMSRPGERQPYDFVDDCAVDPARLRDFIARFMAVLREEGVEECSYYAHASVGCLHVKPVLNLRRLSDVRRMLRVADRISALTLEFGGALTGEHGDGLVRSCWLERMFGPALVGAFARVKAAFDPGNILNPGKIVSPRGMADNLRWRPVEDELPRCSAGQPGRESAAHSPVELTVLDFSAQGGMAGLAEMCSGVGQCRSRLVGTMCPSYMATGDERDTTRGRANALRLALGDHGLLHGLDDPALDEVMDLCLSCKACKTECPTGVDMAKLKAEWLCRRNEHAGVPWRSRAVAAMPGLAKWVSLAPGVANAVMQSRWTRAAMERLIGLDRRIAPPRLANQTFRGWWRRASRNISRRGKAAASGEVVYFVDTWTNYYAPQVGIAAVRVLESLDFRVRIVDNVCCGRPAISKGLLHDSARLAERNIALLAPFAEAGVPIVGTEPSCILTFSDEVPQFVRSNEARQVARQAMMIESLLAAHTDALRRLALPGRSRVVYHAHCHQKAMPGSADAMAALGAVCDATEIPSGCCGMAGSFGHEVEHYDVARAIGEQRLFPAVRARDGARVAVSGFSCREQIAHHTAERPAHLIEVVAEVLRAGNVVS
- a CDS encoding UDP-glucuronate decarboxylase, which produces MNILVTGAAGFIGYHLSRRFALAGHRVIGMDNMVTGSDANVRALQALPGFEFIRHDIEQPLALPGPIDRIFNFACPASPADFDTKAVEIMLTCSIGVKNLLDLARAKNALFLQASTSECYGDPPPEHHPQKETYRGNVNTLGPRAPYDEGKRFAEAMTMTYHRMHGLHTRIVRIFNTYGPHMRADDGRALPNFISQALSGKPLTIHGDGSQTRSFCYVDDLVEAICRTADSDVVDPINIGNDSEITIKEVAQAVIESCGSKSPLIFTDRPMNDPERRRPDLSRAREALGWQPSMPWREGFKRTIAYFRANLAGMRP
- the zraR_3 gene encoding Transcriptional regulatory protein ZraR — encoded protein: MTKAPATTKPRTNATSDPQSAAPNTGDRVLIVDDDRLIGESLSDFLQLESYKVDAVESVDAAVLKLAAQPYSVVITDVNMPKADGFELLRIIRDRHPDIVTIVITGYGTIESAVEAIKMGAYDYLTKPLSDDEIRLVVQRAVRQQSLLRENRTLKQQLELRYGLENVVGHDYKMLKLFDLIESVAESRTTVLISGESGTGKSLIARAVHHRSDRRDKPFIEVSCGAIPEGLLESELFGHAKGAFTGAVADKEGKFKAAEGGTIFLDEINSASPALQVKLLRVLQERRYEPVGSNKTINADVRVILASNVDLKREVEAGRFRQDLYYRVNVLSLHVPPLVERLGDIELLAQHFLAKHRAELKKEIVGLSPETLTTLQRYHWPGNVRELENALERAVVLCRGKFIQPEDLPPAIVEEASLKASAAAEGSPVGTTAPAAPSGKWFTIHQFAAMSLKDAMEEPERQILEAALKLNRWNRQTTAEMLQINRTTLYKKMKHYGLEYDPDQHS
- a CDS encoding bifunctional 3-demethylubiquinone-9 3-methyltransferase/ 2-octaprenyl-6-hydroxy phenol methylase, coding for MTTEVNSADAVRPCPLCGAEGAAQLFAGGDTVYQTGGRWSVVRCTACGMMFVDPAVPADEMGRYYPSSYAAHAAAGADGRRRRRDPWDRLVSWGEARLLDVGCGSGGYLARMRDRGWRCVGIEPSAAAVAAARAAGLDVVQGVLPGGQVTGPFEVAVMLGVVGCVPDPLATLRAIRELLVPGGQFIVSVHNAASAAAERFGPYWQGWDMPRHYSHFTPVTMRMMLERAGFERIRLSWRRRSSRWRHSARALLREQRGSRLMEWTARSRLVASWMSAVHGRGSRSDEIIAEAVR